Below is a window of Candidatus Flexicrinis affinis DNA.
CGACTCGGTCAACGGCACGATCGAAGCGACCAATGGTCCGTACTTCTTCACCATCGAGACCAATGACATCGAACTGGTCGTCAACGGCGGGTTCGAGGATTGCGTGGCCAAGGTTGCGGCGCCGTGGACCGGCACCGGCTGCAAGCTTGACAACGCCAAGTCCTACACGGGTGACGGCTTCTACAACGGCAAGCCCGGCAAGAAGCTGAAGCAGGACATCACCCATCCGGCAGTCGCAACTCTCGGCGCCGAAGATCTTGACTTCAGCGGCTACTTCGATGCCAAGGCCTCGGCCGGTAACATCGCAGTGCTGAAGGTCAAGTACGTCGACCCGAATGGCGGCGCTGGCGGTGATGGCAAGGACAAGCTGAAGCTCAAGTTCACGATCGACTCGGTTGGCTACGAAGCCCTGAACGGCACGTTGAGCCTGACCGGCCCCGTCACCTCGGTGAAGGTGCAGGTCGGCAGCAACACCGGCAAGGCTAAGGCCGATGATGTCAGCCTCGTGGTGGCCGGCGTAAACGGCCCGGCGCCGCGCGACGACGGTGGTCTGCTGCCGCCGCCTGCTGCTCCGGGTGGCTTCCGCGGTAACAACTAGTCACTGTCTCCTTCACTGTGGCCGGGCGGCGGCTTGGCCTGAGACAGCATAAGTCCAACACAGCGCCCGTTCCGTTGACCGGAACGGGCGTTGTCTTGTAATATGCCTAGTGATACATCTGTACTTACATGCCGATATTGCAGCTACATTGATTGTGTCCCGTTGGACCCGAGGCTACCCTGAATGAGCGCGTCAACCCAGCCCGAACTCCCTGGCTTGACGGCCTACCCGCGCTTGCGCGCAGCCTGCCGGATACTGCCATACTTATGTTCGACAACAACCTGCGCTTTCTTCTGGCTGAAGGGCGCGACCTGCCGGCGTTCGGTTTCAACGCCGCGCGCATCGTCGGCTACAGGTTGGACGAGGCGCTCAACAGCGATCTGGCACGACGCTACGAATCGCACTTTCTGGCGGCGCTGCGCGGCCAGCAGACAACCCTCGAAGAGTCGTTCAACGATGGGCGTTCCGTCTACAGCATTCAGATCGGTCCGGCGCGGGACGCCGACCAGTCGGTGGTCGCCGGTGTCATGGTGTGCCGCAACATTACCGCGCAGCGTATGGCCGAACGCAACCTACGCGAAAGCGAAGCGCGCACTCGTGCGCTGATCACCGCGATGCCGGACACGATCCTCGTTTTGAATCACGATGGTCTGGTGGTCGATTACATTCCCAACCGCGTAATCGACATCGGCGTGACGCTGGTGCCGGGCATGAACATCCGCGATCTGCCCGCGCCAGAATCGATGCTGCGCAGGGCCTTCGACATGATCGACCGGACGCTGCGCGAGGGGGCGATACCGCCTGTCGACATTGCGTGGACGCTTCCGAACGGTTCTACGGCGCACTACGAGCTGCGGTGCGTCGCCGTTACAGACCGTCAGGTGATGATGCTCGTGCGCAACATCACGACCCTGCGCACGGCCGAAGCCGCACTGCGTGCTCGCTTGGACGAATTGAGCGCACTGCGCGTTCTGGAGGCGCGGCTCTCCGACAGCATCGACTACGAACGCGTGCTGGATGTCGGCGTCGAAATTTCTCGGCAGCTCAGCGGCGCATCGGCCGGATTCATCGCCGTACAGCAGGCCGGCGATTTTCGCCTGATGCGTGCATTCGGCAGCGAGGCGGCATACCGGTTCAGCACGGTCGAGAATCTGGTCCAAGGCATCTGCGGGCGCGTTCTGCGCACACAAAGGCCGCGTTTGTCCCTGACGTGTCCGCCGACCCGGACTATATTTGCGGCGCTGCCGGAAACAGTCGCACAGATCACCATTCCGCTCATGACGCATCGTGGACTGGTCGGGCTGTTGTCGCTCGAGTCGGACGTGCCGAATCAGTTCACCGAGACGCTGTTCAGCGTGCTGTGCATTCTCGCCGGGCGCTTGGCCGTTGCACTCGACAATGCGCAGCTTCACGCGCAAACCGTGCAGCAGCTCGAAGCCCTGCGCGAACTCCACGAACGCGTGAGCGATCTCGAACAGGTCAAGACGATCATGCTGCAGCTTGGCGCGCATGACTTGGGCGACCCGCTGATGCTGATCAACAACTTCGTGGCGTACCTGCGCGACGACCGGCAGCAGGGCATGCCGGTTGGCAAAGCGCAGTTCGAGTATCTCGAGCAGATTGAAACGGCCGCCGAGCGGATCTATCGCATTTCACGCGACATCCTCGACGCCGAGCGTGTCGACCTGCTGATCGACTCTGAACGTTTCGAGGGCTGTCACTGACGGCACTGGTGAACGACGTGGTCGATGCCCAGCGGCCCGCCGCCGAGTCGAAAGACCACTCGCTGTCGATCGACCTGCCGCATGACCCGGCCACGGTCGAAGGCGTCGGCGCCGTGCTGGCGCAGTCGGTGACGGATCTCATCAACAACGCCATCAAGTACACGCCGCAAGGCGGCTCGATATCCGTGCGCGTGCGCCCTGACGGGGACGACTACGAGTTCAGCGTGACGGATACCGGCTTCGGGATCCCTGACGAAGCGAAGGATCAGCTATTCAGGCCGCTGTCGCGGGTCGGATCGCGCGAGACGCGCCGTATTGCCGGGACGGGCTTCGGCCTGTACCTCGTCAAGCGCATCGTCGAGCGCCACGGCGGGAGCGTGTTCTTCACGAGCGTGCTGGGCAGGCGGCGTTCGGGTTCCGCCTGCCCAAGGCGCTCGCTCCGTGATCCGCCGCCTCGCCGCGATGGGGGCGATCTGGGCGTGGCGCTGGTCGCCATCTTTGTCGTTCGCGCGGCGGCAAGCGGCGTGCGCACGCCGCAGGTCACGTTTGCCGACGCGCCGCCCGGCCTGTATGCCACGACATCTACCATCACGTTAAGGCTACGCTGATCAGGGCACTCGACCGCCTGCCGGTCGCGTGGGCGTGGTCGCCGGACGGGTCGCGCCTCGGCTACGTGCTGCTCGACGGCACCGACGGTGGGTACGATTTGCTGACGTGGCTGCCCGGCACGCGCAGGTCGGTTCTTCACGTCGAGGATATGCCGTTCGGTTCGCCGCCGGCATGGTCGCCCGGTCGCAGTCGATCGTGTATGTCGATCAGCGCCAAGACCTGTATCCTCGCGCTGGCGGGCGGCGCGCGCTGCCTGAACGTCCAGCCTGCCGGTCAGCCGACGTGGGCGCCGGACGGGTCGGCGGTGGCGTACCTGTCGCGCGTGCGCGCTGGCGGCTTGCAGCGCGTCGAGGTCGACAGCGGGCAGACCCACCGTTGTTCACCGGCATTGACGGGGTGAACAATCCGCGCTGGTCGCCGGATGGCGCGTGGATCGCGTTCAGCTACGAACCACCGCAGGACGATACGCGCCACCTGTATATGGTCGCAGCCGACGGCGGAGAGCCGATCCTGTTGACCGATCAAGATGGATGGCAGGATCAGGCGGTGTGGTCGCCGGACAGCCAGCGGATCGCCTACAATCATTATCCGGCCGCGCCAAACAGTCGGCCCGACGTGGCGGTGGTGGATATCGAAACGCGGATCACGTTGGTGACGCGCCACCCGCAAACCGACACCGATCCGCGCTGGTCGCCGGACGGGAGATCGTTGGCGTTCGTGAGCGACCGCTACGACGTGCGTCCGCGGCTGCATGTCGTGCCGGCCGACCGCCTCGACGCCGTCGAACCGATCAGCGTGCCGGGGATCGCGATGCGCCTATACGCGTACGCGTGGCGGCCCTGAGCGCGCTGCGCGCCGAGGATAAGTCCCCAGATCGTAAGTGCAAGGGGCCAATGCCGGGGATGAATCCCCCGGCTAATACGTTCAAAGCCCGCTAAAAAGGGGCTTGCTGGTGATGCCTTGCGCAGGCGGAGAACGGGAGAAGCCCGTGCCGCATCGCAACGCAGCCCTCACTCCTCCGGCCATGATTCGGACCTCACCCGGCCCCTCTCCCGAGGAGAGGAGAAAAGACTACGCGTGGGACACAGATGCCCCTCTGCACATGGGAGACGGGTTGGGGTAAGGTTTTCCAGGGTGAGCGGCGCGGTCTCAATCTCCGTCATACCGCGCCTTGTGGTGGGAGAGGAAGGTAATCTATGAAATTTGGCGTTGTTTCTCCGCAGGACTGGGGCTGAAGTCCGCCGACGTCGTCCACAGACGTGCTGCTGCCGGCGGTTGGCGTATCCCCATCTGAACTGGAACACCGCATTCGTCACTATGCATACGACTGGGCGCAGCGGCACTTCGATGACGAGACCGGGGCATTTCTCGGCTTTTACAGCGCGGCCACGAAGCGCTTTGAACCGCCGCAAACCGTGAACCTCATCGCTCCGTAGCAGTTTCTTGCCGCCTACGATCATTATCAGGACGAAAGCTGCTGACCCAAGCCGCCCGCGCGACGGACTGGTTCTACCGGCACTTTGTCGTCACCCATCCGATGAGCGTGGTCATCGGCGGCGTAACCGGCCCCTACCGCCGGCGGAACTGTGGACCAAGTTCACGGCGGAATTTGTCATCCTGTGGCAGGGCTTCATGCCGGAATGGCGGTTCGTCTATTTGGACCGCGCGCGGCAAGCGCCGGATTCCTCGTGCAATCCACGGTACGGCTTTCGGCCCGTACAACATCGCGCAGGACTCGTGGCGGGAGCTGGGCTGGCAGTCGTTTGGCCGGGTGGTGGAGCGTTCTTGCTGCTGGCGGATGTCGGCGGCGAACCAGATGGCACGATTACGCGCTGAAATGGGGCGAATACGGCCTGTCGCTGCAGGCGGACGACGGCAGCTTCTACCTGATCAACGACGACTATTTCAACACCGATATTGCAGCGGATGAGCTGAGCATGCGTCATGCTGTATGAGCACGCGGCAGGCGTGTTCTTGAACGCCGCCGAGCGTTTCGCTGAATGGCTGCGTGCACGGCAAAATGCCGACGGCTCGTGGCCGCTGACGATCGACCGCGATGGCAACGTGGTGGTGCCTACCGTCGGGCCGGGCGACATCCCGAATATCGCCATCGCCTTGCTACGCCTTCATCACGTCACGCGGAAGCCCGTCTATCTCGACGTGGCGTGCCGGGCGCTGCGCTATTCGCTGACCGTGCAGGTTATCCCCGGCAGCGATCATCCCTACAGCGACGATCCGACGCTCAGTGGGGCTTCTGGTCATGGGATCCGTACTACGACTTCACCCTCTCCGGCGACCAAGCTACCCACCATGTGCGCGGCTTTTTGTTCGCGCTCGACTACCTGTTGCAAGGCGATTGAAGTCTGTGACGTCCGCGCAGGCAGCACGCGCGGGGGTGTGCAGTAAGATCGGGCTGCGCGGGTCCGCCTCCGCCTGGCGTACCGGGAACGGCGCCCGACCGGCCAGACCAGCAAGGGTGGATCCCGGATGTCGCAGCGGTATTTGAGCAGCCCCACGCGACCAGATTCACGCACCGCAGACGTCGTGATCATCGGCGGCGGGCCAGCCAGCACGGCGGCGCTGTGGGCGATAGCGCGCCGCGCCCAGACCGGGTCGTCCTTATCGAGCGAAGCGACCGCCTCGGCCCAGGAAGTTCGCTCGCCTCGCTGGAGTGCTTCCGAACGTGTTGGCCGACGCTGTGCCTCGCACGGCAGATGGCGCGCAGTGTGGAGGTCTTCCACAACGCCGACGCCTACCTCGGCGACGGCGCAGCACATGCGCTGGCGATGAAGGAACGCGGCTATCTGTTCTGCGCGTTTACCGAAGCACAGGCGTCTGCCCTCGCCGCGGACGTCGTTCACCTGCGCGGTATGGGTCTGACACACATCGAATACCTCGACGCGGTTGGGTGCACCACCGCCTGGTTGGCTCAGCGAGCGGGTGATCGCCGCGAAGTACGACCCGGTCGCCGGGTGGCTGGACTCGAACGCGCTGATTTACCGGTACGCCCGGGTGCGCCCTCCGCCACGATCCTGCTTGGCGTGCAAAGACACGCAGATCCGCGTCGAGAACGGACGCGTCCGCGGCGTGTCCGACGCCCCCGGCGACATCGCGTCACCCCATGTCGTGATCGCCTCGGAGCCAGCGCCCGTGCCGGCGGAAGCGCGCGGGATTCGAACTACCGGTCAT
It encodes the following:
- a CDS encoding PAS domain-containing protein codes for the protein MFDNNLRFLLAEGRDLPAFGFNAARIVGYRLDEALNSDLARRYESHFLAALRGQQTTLEESFNDGRSVYSIQIGPARDADQSVVAGVMVCRNITAQRMAERNLRESEARTRALITAMPDTILVLNHDGLVVDYIPNRVIDIGVTLVPGMNIRDLPAPESMLRRAFDMIDRTLREGAIPPVDIAWTLPNGSTAHYELRCVAVTDRQVMMLVRNITTLRTAEAALRARLDELSALRVLEARLSDSIDYERVLDVGVEISRQLSGASAGFIAVQQAGDFRLMRAFGSEAAYRFSTVENLVQGICGRVLRTQRPRLSLTCPPTRTIFAALPETVAQITIPLMTHRGLVGLLSLESDVPNQFTETLFSVLCILAGRLAVALDNAQLHAQTVQQLEALRELHERVSDLEQVKTIMLQLGAHDLGDPLMLINNFVAYLRDDRQQGMPVGKAQFEYLEQIETAAERIYRISRDILDAERVDLLIDSERFEGCH
- a CDS encoding ATP-binding protein — translated: MNDVVDAQRPAAESKDHSLSIDLPHDPATVEGVGAVLAQSVTDLINNAIKYTPQGGSISVRVRPDGDDYEFSVTDTGFGIPDEAKDQLFRPLSRVGSRETRRIAGTGFGLYLVKRIVERHGGSVFFTSVLGRRRSGSACPRRSLRDPPPRRDGGDLGVALVAIFVVRAAASGVRTPQVTFADAPPGLYATTSTITLRLR
- a CDS encoding PD40 domain-containing protein — its product is MFTGIDGVNNPRWSPDGAWIAFSYEPPQDDTRHLYMVAADGGEPILLTDQDGWQDQAVWSPDSQRIAYNHYPAAPNSRPDVAVVDIETRITLVTRHPQTDTDPRWSPDGRSLAFVSDRYDVRPRLHVVPADRLDAVEPISVPGIAMRLYAYAWRP